The Rhinoraja longicauda isolate Sanriku21f chromosome 19, sRhiLon1.1, whole genome shotgun sequence genome includes a window with the following:
- the LOC144603036 gene encoding zinc-binding protein A33-like: MAAKDSVESLTEEVVCPICLDFFTDPVVLECGHNFCRSCITQSWDREERNSCPECREEFTNRALKVNRALARLTEKVRTLSLNRTEKESKLHCEKHQEELKLFCETDKKLICVICRDAMEHKTHSFLPIEEAVEIYKNQVKSSFESLTKKKSEMQQMEQQQQEKISGVLEQSHDLQSQMTSHFAELHQILTEKERCVLADIREEEEKIRHPMEKSLQEIQANLNSIQKELSTLQNQMDQKDNGIFLKEAAGRKRRVSDEANTLSVTDRALPIEKIHRHFVLNTLWREACVIQRVSVTLDVETAHAQLEVSEDRKRVRWTGTERSLPDTGKRFTGWLCVLGSEGFTSGRHYWEVEGSEGWSLGVAAESVERKGTVTLTPETGVWSIERWDDEFDAVTSPPSRLPARPIPGRVGVYLSYESGTVSFYDADTKSHLHTFTGNKFTEKLYPFFKTWDVNQWLRICSGSAPGV, translated from the exons atggctgcgaaagattcggtcgagagtttaaccgaggaggtagtttgtcccatctgcctggatttcttcaccgatccggtagtACTGGaatgcgggcacaacttctgccgctcctgtatcacacagagttgggacagggaggagagaaactcctgcccggaatgtagagaggagtttacaaaCCGCGCCCTCAAagtaaatcgggccttggcgagactgactGAGAAAGTTCGAACACTGAGCCTAAATCGGacggagaaggaaagtaaacttcactgcgagaaacatcaggaagaactgaagctgttttgtgagacAGATAAGAAACTGATCTGTGTGATCTGTCGAGATGCGATGGAACACAAGACTCACAGCTTCTTACCGATAGAGGAAGCTGTTGAAATCTACAAG aatcaggtgaaatcttccttCGAATCTCTCACAAAAAAGAAATCAGAgatgcagcaaatggagcagcaacagcaagaaaagatttctggagttctg gaacagtcacacgatTTACAGTCACAGATGACATCCCATTtcgctgaactgcaccagattctcactgagaaagagcgatGCGTGCTGGCGGATATCCGGGAAGAAGAGGAGAAGATTCGACACCCAATGGAGAAAagtcttcaagagattcaagcgAATTTAAATTCGATCCAAAAGGAACTCTCAACGTTGCAGAATCAGATGGATCAAAAAGACAACGggatatttctgaag GAGGCAGCTGGTCGGAAAAGGAG ggttAGTGATGAGGCTAATACATTGTCAGTGACAGACAgggccttgccgattgaaaagaTTCATCGCCACTTTGTGTTGAACACGTTGTGGAGAGAAGCCTGTGTCATTCAACGAG tctccgtcaccctggatgtggaaacagcgcatgcgcagctcgaggtgtctgaggatcggaagagggtgagatggaccgggaccgagaggagtctccctgacaccgggaagaggtttacaggctggctgtgtgtgctgggatcggagggattcacatcggggagacattactgggaggtggaggggagtgagggctggagtctgggagtcgccgcagagtctgtggagaggaagggaacggtcacactgaccccggagactggagtctggagcatcgagcggtgggatgacgagtttgatgcagtcacctcccctccatcccgtctccccgcccgtcccatccccgggagggtgggagtttatctcagttacgagtccgggactgtttcattttacgacgcggacaccaagtcccatctccacaccttcactgggaataaattcacggagaaactttatcctttcttcaagACTTGGGATGtaaaccagtggctgagaatctgctccggttccgctccgggtgtgtaa